One segment of Ureibacillus thermophilus DNA contains the following:
- a CDS encoding helix-turn-helix domain-containing protein: protein MQIGKKIKALRIKKGLTQEELGERTDLTKGYISQLERDLNSPSIDTLFTILEVLGSTPKEFFDDDMEEQKVVYSEEDQTSYRDDEKKYEIKWLIPTSNEKEMEPVIITFQKGGEYKQFEPSLAETFIYVLKGRIRVVLGDEEYIASEGNSIYYEASSNHQIFNANDGESQLLLVATESYL from the coding sequence ATGCAAATTGGAAAAAAAATAAAAGCATTGCGCATTAAAAAAGGATTAACCCAAGAAGAACTTGGGGAAAGAACAGACCTGACAAAAGGATACATTTCTCAGCTTGAACGCGATTTGAATTCCCCTTCCATTGACACGCTTTTTACTATTTTAGAAGTTTTAGGCTCCACTCCGAAAGAATTTTTTGATGATGATATGGAAGAACAAAAAGTCGTCTATAGCGAAGAAGACCAAACTTCCTATAGAGATGATGAAAAGAAATACGAAATTAAATGGCTCATACCTACTTCCAATGAAAAAGAAATGGAGCCGGTGATTATTACCTTTCAAAAGGGTGGAGAATATAAACAATTTGAACCGTCTCTTGCAGAAACTTTCATTTACGTATTAAAGGGTCGAATTCGTGTAGTGCTGGGAGACGAAGAGTATATCGCAAGCGAGGGAAATTCAATTTATTATGAGGCTTCAAGCAATCATCAAATTTTTAATGCCAATGATGGTGAGTCGCAACTGCTTCTTGTAGCAACAGAATCTTATTTATAG
- a CDS encoding peroxiredoxin: protein MAERLVGKQAPLFVLDAVMPDKTFGTVSLEQIMNEGKWTILFFYPNDFTFVCPTEITAISDRYEEFQELNAEVIGISTDSLYSHYAWINTERTKNGIGPLNYPLASDRNHVVSREYGVLIEEKGVAMRGLFIIHPSGEIQYEVVHHNNVGRDIDEVLRVLQALQTGGLCPANWRPGQSTL from the coding sequence ATGGCAGAACGTCTAGTAGGAAAACAGGCTCCGTTATTTGTATTGGATGCAGTAATGCCAGATAAAACCTTTGGAACCGTTTCTTTAGAACAAATCATGAATGAAGGGAAATGGACGATTTTATTTTTTTATCCAAATGATTTTACCTTTGTTTGCCCGACTGAAATTACCGCTATCAGCGACCGTTATGAGGAATTTCAGGAATTAAATGCAGAAGTAATTGGCATATCAACGGATTCTTTGTATTCCCATTATGCTTGGATTAACACAGAACGTACAAAAAATGGAATTGGTCCTTTAAATTATCCATTAGCTTCAGACCGTAACCATGTTGTTTCAAGAGAATACGGGGTTTTAATAGAAGAAAAAGGTGTGGCGATGCGCGGATTATTTATTATTCATCCATCAGGTGAAATACAATATGAAGTAGTGCATCACAATAATGTAGGCCGCGATATTGATGAAGTGCTTCGTGTTTTACAAGCCCTTCAAACTGGAGGATTATGTCCGGCAAATTGGCGGCCGGGTCAATCCACATTGTAA
- a CDS encoding TlpA family protein disulfide reductase, translating into MKLRSPLPNLDGATAWFNGEVRREDLLGEKATLVHFWSVSCYLCKEAMPDLNRLCEKYKDHLNVVAVHMPRTDEDRDLITVKQIAAELEMTQPIYVDNDYVLSDLFGNEYVPSYYVFDRSGSLRHYQAGGKGMKMLEQRLERIIGVQGTS; encoded by the coding sequence ATGAAATTGCGTTCACCATTGCCTAATTTGGATGGTGCAACGGCATGGTTTAATGGAGAAGTAAGAAGGGAAGATTTGCTGGGGGAAAAAGCAACATTAGTTCACTTCTGGTCAGTCAGCTGTTATTTATGCAAGGAAGCAATGCCTGACTTGAATCGATTGTGCGAAAAGTATAAAGACCACTTGAATGTTGTAGCAGTGCATATGCCTCGAACGGATGAAGATCGGGATTTAATAACGGTAAAACAAATAGCAGCTGAATTGGAAATGACGCAGCCGATTTATGTGGATAATGATTATGTATTATCAGATTTATTTGGAAATGAATATGTTCCTTCTTATTATGTATTTGACCGTTCCGGTTCCTTAAGGCATTACCAGGCTGGCGGAAAAGGGATGAAAATGTTGGAGCAAAGATTGGAACGAATTATAGGCGTACAAGGCACCTCTTAA